A genomic region of Trifolium pratense cultivar HEN17-A07 linkage group LG3, ARS_RC_1.1, whole genome shotgun sequence contains the following coding sequences:
- the LOC123918588 gene encoding ubiquitin recognition factor in ER-associated degradation protein 1-like, producing the protein MQYAWQIEVFEHVYRCFSVSSLGRPNLENGDKIIMPSSALDSLVRLEIEYPMLFELNNPSAERTTHCGVLEFTADEGIAYLPNWMMEDMLIEEGGIVSLKSTSLVKGKFVKFQPHSKEFLDITNPKVMLEKSLRSYSCLTTGRTIMIPYNDKKYYIDVVETKPTPAISIIETDCEVDFAPPLDYKEPEKPLPSDLSDKEPPQVEEETATKTPAVIPFSGFGRRLGGKPSTQSVEQTSTPILKQQQTENTMSSNRTSGKLVFGSKANAPNVQTQPKASPKSTSQDSSSKKTDTPQFQAFSGKKYSLRD; encoded by the coding sequence ATGCAGTATGCTTGGCAGATTGAAGTCTTTGAACATGTTTACCGCTGTTTCTCTGTCTCGTCTCTTGGAAGGCCAAATCTTGAAAACGGTGATAAAATTATCATGCCGTCTTCAGCACTAGATAGCCTTGTGCGTTTGGAAATAGAATATCCAATGCTATTTGAACTGAACAATCCTTCTGCTGAAAGAACTACTCACTGTGGAGTCTTAGAATTCACTGCTGATGAGGGGATTGCATACTTACCAAATTGGATGATGGAAGATATGCTCATAGAGGAAGGAGGCATTGTGTCTCTGAAAAGCACAAGTCTTGTGAAGGGAAAGTTTGTCAAGTTCCAACCTCACTCCAAAGAGTTTTTGGATATCACTAATCCAAAAGTCATGTTAGAAAAATCATTGAGGAGTTACTCATGTTTAACAACCGGCCGCACTATAATGATTCCATATAACGACAAAAAGTACTACATTGATGTGGTCGAAACGAAACCTACTCCAGCAATTTCTATAATTGAAACAGATTGTGAGGTTGATTTTGCTCCACCTCTTGATTACAAAGAACCTGAGAAGCCCTTGCCATCTGATTTGTCTGATAAGGAACCTCCGCAAGTTGAAGAAGAGACTGCAACAAAGACTCCCGCGGTGATTCCTTTTAGTGGTTTTGGAAGGCGTTTGGGTGGAAAACCATCGACACAATCAGTTGAGCAAACTTCCACTCCAATTCTCAAGCAGCAACAAACTGAAAATACCATGAGTTCCAACAGAACTTCTGGAAAGCTTGTTTTTGGATCAAAAGCTAATGCACCTAATGTTCAAACACAGCCAAAAGCTTCTCCAAAAAGTACAAGTCAAGATTCATCATCTAAGAAGACAGACACCCCACAATTCCAAGCTTTCTCAGGAAAGAAGTATTCATTAAGAGACTGA
- the LOC123918590 gene encoding ATP-dependent zinc metalloprotease FTSH 10, mitochondrial-like, which produces MIFSRIGRSLSRSSRVKNFLHGDSRLGTLLSGVPRTNVYSEGIEGGLGFSKSYLTSAIARNNGFVSNNLSDFKSIAANPRFLRLFSSESPKKKNYENFYPKEKKEIPKGEEKKNESKEESKSNTDDQGSFQEAFMKQFQNYLTPLLVMGLFLSSYSFGPREQQQISFQEFKNKLLEPGLVDHIVVSNKSVAKIYVRSSPRDQTDSEVFQGNLPAKGSGGQYKYSINIGSVESFEEKLEEVQEALGVDPHDFVPVTYSSEMVWYQELMRFAPTLLLLGTLFFMGRRMQGGFGVGGGAGGKGGRSLFNIGKVTVHKVDKNAKNKVYFKDVAGCDEAKNEIMEFVHFLKNPKKYEELGAKIPKGALLVGPPGTGKTLLAKATAGESGVPFLSISGSDFMEMFVGVGPSRVRNLFQEARQCAPSIVFIDEIDAIGRKRGRGGFSGSNDERESTLNQLLVEMDGFGTTAGVVVLAGTNRADILDNALLRPGRFDRQISIDIPDIKGRDQIFQIYLKKIKLDQEPSYYSQRLAALTPGFAGADIANVCNEAALIAARTNEARVTMNHFEAAVDRIIGGLEKKNKVISKKERRTVAYHEAGHAVTGWFLEHTDPLLKVTIVPRGTAALGFAQYVPNENLLMTKEQLFDMTCMTLGGRAAEKVLIGTISTGAQNDLEKVTKMTYAQVAVYGFSDKVGLLSFPQREDSFEMSKPYSSKTGAIIDTEVREWVNKAYEHTLQLVEEHKEKIAQIAELLLKNEVLHQEDLVRVLGERPFKSAEPTHYDTYKLGFQDEKKVIETTVNEPEDDGGSSPLEPAVVPT; this is translated from the exons ATGATTTTTTCAAGAATTGGGCGTTCTCTATCGCGTTCTTCTCGCGTTAAA AATTTCTTGCACGGTGATTCGAGATTGGGAACGCTACTTTCTGGAGTTCCGCGAACAAATGTCTATTCTGAAGGAATTGAAGGGGGATTAGGGTTTTCCAAGAGTTATTTAACTTCTGCAATAGCTCGCAATAATGGTTTTGTTTCTAATAATTTGTCTGATTTTAAATCTATTGCCGCAAACCCTAGGTTTCTTCGTTTGTTTTCCAGTGAATCACCAAAGAAAAAGA ATTATGAAAACTTTTATCCCAAGGAAAAGAAGGAAATTCCAaagggagaagagaaaaaaaatgagtcTAAAg AGGAGTCAAAGTCAAACACTGATGATCAAGGAAGTTTTCAAGAAGCTTTCatgaaacaatttcaaaattatctcACCCCATTGTTGGTGATGGGGCTATTTCTTTCATCCTATTCTTTTGGTCCTCGTGAGCAGCAACAG ATTAGCTTTCAGGAGTTCAAAAATAAGCTTTTGGAACCAGGATTAGTAGATCATATTGTTGTCTCCAACAAATCAGTTGCCAAAATATATGTGAGGAGCTCTCCCCGTGATCAAACTGACAGTGAAGTATTCCAAGGAAACCTTCCTGCAAAGGGATCTGGTGGTCAATATAAATATTCGATCAATATTGGAAGTGTCGAGTCTTTTGAGGAGAAATTAGAGGAAGTGCAAGAAGCCCTTGGTGTTGACCCTCATGATTTTGTACCTGTTACGTATTCTTCTGAAATGGTTTGGTACCAGGAGTTGATGAGGTTTGCTCCAACCCTGTTGCTTTTGGGAACTCTCTTTTTTATGGGAAGAAGAATGCAAGGTGGATTTGGTGTTGGTGGCGGCGCTGGTGGTAAGGGTGGTCGTTCATTATTTAACATCGGAAAAGTAACTGTTCATAAAGTAGACAAAAATGCCAAAAATAAG GTCTATTTTAAAGACGTTGCTGGTTGTGATGAggcaaaaaatgaaattatggaGTTTGTGCACTTCCTCAAGAATCCTAAGAAGTATGAAGAGCTTGGTGCCAAAATTCCTAAAGGTGCTCTTCTGGTGGGTCCCCCAGGCACAGGAAAAACCCTTTTAGCAAAAGCAACTGCAGGGGAGTCTGGTGTGCCATTTCTTTCTATATCTGGTTCTGATTTCATGGAAATGTTTGTCGGTGTTGGACCGTCCAGGGTGAGAAACTTGTTTCAGGAAGCTAGGCAGTGCGCTCCCAGTATAGTATTTATTGATGAGATTGATGCAATTGGTCGGAAAAGGGGTCGTGGAGGTTTCTCTGGTTCAAATGATGAGCGTGAAAGTACTTTAAATCAATTGTTGGTGGAGATGGATGGTTTTGGAACTACTGCTGGAGTTGTTGTGCTAGCAGGTACAAATAGAGCTGATATATTAGACAATGCCCTACTTAGGCCTGGGCGTTTTGACCGCCAGATATCAATTGATATCCCCGACATCAAAGGTCGTGACCAGATATTTCAGATTTACTTGAAAAAGATCAAACTTGATCAAGAGCCTTCGTATTATTCACAAAGGCTTGCAGCCCTTACTCCAGGATTTGCTGGAGCAGACATTGCTAATGTTTGCAATGAAGCTGCTCTGATTGCTGCAAGGACTAATGAAGCACGAGTCACAATGAATCATTTTGAGGCGGCTGTTGATAGGATCATTGGTGGTTTGGAGAAGAAGAACAAG GTAATAAGTAAGAAGGAAAGGCGTACTGTTGCTTACCATGAAGCAGGTCATGCTGTTACAGGTTGGTTCTTGGAACATACTGATCCATTGTTGAAAGTAACCATTGTTCCTCGCGGAACAGCAGCTCTTGGGTTTGCCCAGTATGTTCCTAATGAGAATCTTCTCATGACAAAGGAGCAGCTTTTTGATATGACTTGTATGACCCTTGGTGGTCGGGCTGCTGAGAAG GTTCTCATCGGGACAATCTCTACAGGAGCACAAAATGACTTGGAGAAAGTGACGAAGATGACATATGCCCAAGTAGCTGTCTATGGTTTCAGCGATAAAGTGGGCCTCCTCTCTTTCCCTCAAAGAGAGGACTCGTTTGAGATGTCCAAACCATACAGCAGCAAAACTGGTGCAATCATTGATACTGAAGTCCGAGAATGGGTGAACAAAGCATATGAACATACCTTACAGCTTGTAGAGGAACATAAGGAGAAAATAGCTCAAATTGCAGAGTTGCTGCTAAAAAACGAAGTACTTCACCAAGAGGACTTGGTTCGAGTCTTGGGAGAGCGACCCTTCAAGAGTGCTGAACCTACTCATTATGATACATATAAGCTAGGGTTTCAAGATGAGAAGAAAGTTATAGAAACCACCGTCAATGAACCCGAGGATGATGGTGGGTCTTCACCTCTAGAACCTGCGGTTGTTCCCACATAG